The following is a genomic window from Oceanispirochaeta sp..
GGAATAGACGGCACAAAATCCTCAGACCTGACCAGGGCGGAGGTAGAATGCCGCAGCCAGATTCCGGAAATAATTACTTTTCTGAAAAGATTTGTACCAGGGTATGAAAACTGCTATCTTATTGCCACATCCTCGGTGATCGGAGTCAGAGAAACCAGACATTTCAAGGGCCTGTACACCATCACCGAAGAAGATATCGAAGAGGCCAAAGTATTTGATGACTGGATAGTAACCAGAGCCTTTTTTAATTTTGATATTCATGGCATGAGCGGCCCGGGGCTGGACCCGTCAGGAGCGCAGAAAAGCTTTAGGCAAACCGAAAAATATAGTATCCCCCTGGGTTGTTTTATCCCTGAGAAGGTGGACGGATTATTCCTGGCAGGACGCAATATTTCGGGAACTCACAAGGCCCACTCCAATTACAGGGTCATGCCCATCTGTGTGAATATGGGCCAGGGAGTTGCTGCAGCAGCTTCTGTTTGCTTAAAGAATGGCCACCAACCCCGGGAATTAGATTACAAAGATGTGCAAACAATACTAAAAGAACAAGGAGTCCATCCGTAAGGAAGGATCATATAAGAATGAATATCCATATCAATGAAGATACACGCAGTCTCAAAACAATCACTTACACAAAAGATCTTGTCATCGTCGGCGGAGGACTTTCGGGTACTTGCGCTGCAATTACGGCAGCCAGACAAGGCCTGAAAGTAGTTCTGATACAGGACAGACCCGTACTGGGAGGCAACGCGTCTAGCGAAGTCAGACTCTGGGCTCTGGGTGCTACCAGCCAGATGGGCAATAACAATCGCTGGGCCCGGGAAGGGGGAGTGATTGATGAAATCGTTGTAGAAAATCTGCATCGCAATCCTGAAGGAAATCCGGTAATTTTTGATGCGGTTCTCCTGGATAAAGTCTTTGCGGAAAAAAATATCACTCTCCTGCTGGATACCTTTGTCTTTCAGATCGATCAAGACAGAAACAGCAAAAATATAAAAACAGCAACAGCCTACTGCAGCCAGAACGCCACCATGTACAAAGTTGAAGCCCCTCTCTTCTGCGACGCGTCGGGAGACGGAATACTGGGCTATCTCGCGGGTGCAGATTACCGGGTGGGAGCCGAGGGAAAGGATGAGTTTAATGAGCCCCTGGCTCCGGATGACTTCTATGGAGAACTACTGGGTCATACCATCTATTTCTATTCGAAAGACACAGGGGTACCCGTTGATTATGT
Proteins encoded in this region:
- a CDS encoding FAD-dependent oxidoreductase, which produces MNIHINEDTRSLKTITYTKDLVIVGGGLSGTCAAITAARQGLKVVLIQDRPVLGGNASSEVRLWALGATSQMGNNNRWAREGGVIDEIVVENLHRNPEGNPVIFDAVLLDKVFAEKNITLLLDTFVFQIDQDRNSKNIKTATAYCSQNATMYKVEAPLFCDASGDGILGYLAGADYRVGAEGKDEFNEPLAPDDFYGELLGHTIYFYSKDTGVPVDYVAPDFALKDISQIPRANRIKASDSGCSFWWLEYGGRMDTVHESQDIKKELWKVTYG